The genomic stretch TTGGTGGAACAGCGCGAACTGACGCAATGGTTCTTCAAGATCACCGATTTTGCGCAGGACCTGCTGGATTCGCTCGACGGCCTCGACGAATGGCCGGAAAAAGTGAAGCTGATGCAGCAGAACTGGATCGGCCGTTCGGAAGGCCTGCTGATCCGCTGGCCTCTGGCCTCGGACGTTGCCGGCGAGCACGAGCTGGAAGTCTACACGACGCGGCCCGACACCATTTTCGGCGCCTCGTTCATGGCCGTTGCCGCCGACCATCCGCTGGCCAGGAAGGCCGCCGAGACCAATCCGGAACTGGCGAAGTTCATCGACGATATCAGACATATGGGCACTTCGGTGGCCGCGCTTGAGACGGCCGAGAAGAAGGGTTTCGACACCGGCATCCGCGTCGTCCATCCGTTCGACGACAGCTGGACGCTGCCCGTCTATGTCGCCAATTTCGTGCTGATGGAGTACGGCACCGGCGCCATCTTCGGCTGCCCGTCCGGCGACCAGCGCGATCTCGACTTCGCCAACAAATACGGCCTGCCGGTGATCCCGGTGGTGATGCCGGAAGGCGGCGACGCCAAGACCTTCCAGATCACGGAAGAGGCCTATGTCGACGACGGCGTGATGATCAATTCGCGCTTCCTCGACGGCATGAAGCCGGACCGCGCCTTCGACGAAGTGGCGAAGCTGCTGGAGCAGAAGACGATCGGCAACCGGCCGATGGCCGAGCGCAAGGTGAATTTCCGCCTGCGCGACTGGGGCATTTCGCGCCAGCGCTACTGGGGCTGCCCGATCCCGATGATCCATTGCGAGGATTGCGGCGTGGTGCCGGTGCCGAAGGCCGACCTGCCGGTCAAGCTGCCCGACGACGTCGATTTCGACCGGCCGGGCAACCCGCTCGACCGGCATCCGACCTGGCGGCATGTGAAGTGCCCGCAATGCGGCAAGGACGCACGCCGCGAAACCGACACGATGGACACTTTCGTCGATTCGTCCTGGTATTTCGCTCGCTTCACCGCGCCCTGGGCGCATGAACCGACCGATCCCAGGGCGGCCAATGAATGGCTGCCGGTCGACCAGTATATCGGCGGCATCGAGCACGCGATCCTGCACCTGCTCTATTCGCGCTTCTTCACTCGCGCCATGCGCGAGACCGGCCATGTCGACCTGGCCGAGCCGTTCAAGGGCCTTTTCACGCAAGGCATGGTGGTGCACGAAACCTACCGCGCCGGATCGGCTTCGAACGGCCGCTGGCTGGCGCCGACCGAGGTGCGGCTGGAGGGCGTCGAGGGTGAACGCCGCGCCTTCGACATCGCCACCGGGGAGCCTGTCACCATCGGCCCGCTGGAGAAGATGTCGAAGTCGAAGAAGAACACGGTGAGCCCCGAGGACATCACCGACGGCTACGGCGCCGATACGGCGCGCTGGTTCATGCTGTCGGATTCGCCGCCCGAGCGTGACGTCGAATGGACCGATGATGGCGCCGCCGGCGCGCACCGCTTCATGCAGCGCATCTGGCGGCTGGTGTCGACGGCCGCCGAGACGCTGGCAGGCGTCAAGCCCGTAGCGGCTGACACCGGCGAGGCGGGAGCGGTCTCGAAGGCCACGCACAAGATCCTGAAGGCGGTCGGCGAGGACATCGAGAAGCTCGGCTTCAACCGCGCCATCGCCCGCATCTATGAACTGGCCAATGTGCTGACCACGCCGCTCAACCAGGTGGCGGAAGGCAAGGCCGATCCGGCACTGCAAGGCGCCTGCCGCCAGGCGGTGGAGATCCTGGTGCATCTGATCGCGCCAGTGATGCCGCACCTGGCCGAAGAGTGCTGGGAGGCGCTCGGCGGCACCGATCTGGTCGCCGAACGGCCATGGCCGGTCTTCGACCTGGCGCTGGTCGTCGACAATGAAGTGACCTATCCGGTGCAGGTCAACGGCAAGAAGCGGGGGGATTTGACAATTGCCCGCGACGCGGACCAAGGTGCGGTCGAAAAAGCGGTATTGGCTCTCGACTTCGTGCAGAAAGCGCTCGAAGGTAAGGCTCCGCGCAAGGTGATCATCGTGCCGCAGAGGATCGTCAATGTCGTTGCCTGATCGGGAAAAGACGGAGCTGAGCCGTCTGCTGCGCCGCGTCGCGCTTGCCGGCCTTGTCGGCTCGCTGGCGCTGGTTTCGGCCTGCACGGTGCGGCCGCTCTATTCCAACGCGCCGTTGTCGACGGGAGTGAGCGCCAATGCCGAACTGGCGTCGATCGCCATCAAGCCGGTCAAGACGCGTTACGCCCAGCAGGTGCGCAACAATCTGATCTTCGGCTTCGGGCGTGGCGCCGGCGAACCGGCGTCGCCGCTTTATTCGCTGGATCTCAGCGTGACCGAAGCTGTTGAATCCTCGGCCCTCGTGCAGGTCGGCACCGATGAGGACGAGCCGACCGCCGGCTCGGTGACGCTCACCGCCAATTATACGCTGACCGATGCGAAAACCGGCGCCGTCATCACAGTCGGCAAGCGTTCTATCACCTCGTCCTTCGACAGGCCGCGCCAGGAATTTGCCTCGTATCGCGCGCAGATCGACGCCGAGAACCGCGCCGCGCGCGAATTGGCGGAGGCGCTGCAGCTGTCCATCGCCCAAGATATGGTCCGGCACGGCAAGAAGGCTGGCTAGCGCCACCTTATTTCCACGCAAAACGTTGCCTCGATCCTGATGCACGGCCCGCTTCGCGACGGCCGGGAGTTTTCTTTTTTGACCCGACGCATGTGCATGAGTGGGTGATCGTGGATGACGATCACCCACTCGAATCCGGCACGTGCGCCATCGCCGCGAAAGATGCGTTTCGGCCGCTCCAAAAGCGCCGGCGGGAAGCAACTGTTAACCACTCGCTCCCTATGTCTCAGCAGACATTTCAGCGTGAGTCTTGAGAATGGAATCCAAGCGTTTTCCTCGGGTCAGTTCATTGAAGCCAGCTTCGCCCGATGACCCCGAGGGAAAGCGTTTCAGCGGCCCGGGCGGCAAGCTGGACGGCCAGCAGTCGGGCGCCGCCGCGGGCGGCAATTTCCCGCCGCCTGTCGATCTCGGCGGCAACGAAAGTCCAGCCTGGCAGGAGTATTTCTTCCTGGCGCCCAATGTGCGGTTTACCCGCACGCCGGACTATGAAGCCAGCCCGCGCCATCCGCGCCAGGTCACCTCCGAGCAGGACGAACAGCCGGCACCGCCGGCGCGGCAACCCGTCGCACAGCCTGCCGCGACCACGACGTCGTCCGTGCTCCCGTCCTCGGCATCGGCTGCGGCGATGAAGAGCCGGAACGCCGCTTTGGAAGCCGCCCGGCCGCCCGCCGGCGACAAAGCCGTGATGCATGAAAGATCGCCGGCCTCGGTTCCGCCAAGGCATACCAGCGAAAAGGCGCGGACTGTCGTGACGGCCGGTGCGAGGGCTGCCGCGACGGCACGTGCATCCGCACCGGCCGCGTCCGCCCAGGCAATGGCGGCGCCGGCCAGGACGACAGGCCGCGAAACCGTCCGCTGGCCCTATCTGTCGGATCACGTCTTCTTCGAGCTCATGGCGCCCTACATGATCGAAGGTTCGTCGCCCACGCCGCGAGCCGTCCCGGCGCCCCGCGTGTCCGCGCCTGTTGTTGTCCCTGGACGCGTCGACGCCCGCGCCGCGCCCACGGCCGACCCGACCGCGTCGTTCCGCGTCATCGACTGGCTTCCAGGCCAGCAGGCCCCTGCCGCTTTGCCGGATGTCCGGCCGGCCAACTCCAACGAAGCCGTGGTTCAGCCGGCGGCGGCAGGTGTGCCGCAGCGAGCCCGGGATCGGGTCGCAGCCCCGGCAGTCGCGGGCAATGCCGCTCCGGCGCAAGGTGCGCAAGTCGCGGAGGAGGCCGTTCAGGCCCCAGCTGCGCGCGCGTCTTCGCCGCTGCCAAGGGTCGGCAAGATCGTGCCGGCCACGACCGGCGAGGCGTATGAACTTCCCTCCGAGGAACTGCTGCAGCAGCCGCCGGAAGGGCAGGGTTTCTATATGTCGCAGGAGCGGCTCGAGCAGAATGCCGATCTCCTGGAAAGCGTGCTGGAGGATTTCGGCGTCAAGGGCGAGATCATCCACGTTCGCCCGGGTCCGGTCGTCACCCTCTACGAGTTCGAGCCGGCGCCGGGCGTCAAATCGTCCCGCGTCATCGGCCTCGCCGACGACATCGCCCGCTCCATGTCGGCGATCTCGGCGCGCGTCGCCGTCGTGCCCGGCCGCAACGTCATCGGCATCGAGCTGCCGAACGAAACGCGCGAGACCGTCTATTTCCGCGAGCTGATCGAATCGCAGGGTTTCCGCAAGACCAGCTGCAAGCTGGCGCTTTGCCTCGGCAAGACCATCGGCGGCGAGCCTGTCATCGCCGAACTGGCGAAGATGCCGCATCTGCTCGTCGCCGGCACCACCGGCTCCGGCAAGTCGGTTGCCATCAACACCATGATCCTGTCGCTGCTCTACCGGCTGAAGCCGGAAGAATGCCGGCTGATCATGGTCGATCCGAAGATGCTGGAACTCTCGGTCTATGACGGCATCCCGCATCTTCTGACGCCCGTCGTCACCGATCCCAAGAAGGCGGTCACCGCGCTCAAATGGGCGGTGCGCGAGATGGAGGACCGCTATCGCAAGATGGCGCGGCTCGGCGTGCGCAACATCGACGGCTACAATGAGCGCGCCGCCCAAGCCCGCGACAAGGGCGAGGCGGTCGTCATGACGGTGCAGACCGGCTTCGAAAAGGGCACCGGTGAGCCGCTGTTCGAGCAGCAGGAAATCGACCTTGCGCCGATGCCCTACATCGTCGTCATCGTCGACGAGATGGCCGACCTGA from Mesorhizobium sp. 113-3-3 encodes the following:
- the leuS gene encoding leucine--tRNA ligase, with product MATERYNPRASEPKWQKAWAEKKLFEARNDDPKPKYYVLEMFPYPSGRIHIGHTRNYTMGDVVARYKRAKGFNVLHPMGWDAFGMPAENAAMQNKVHPKEWTYQNIATMREQLKVMGLSLDWAREFATCDVDYYHRQQMLFLDFVEKGLVTRKSSKVNWDPEDMTVLANEQVIDGRGWRSGALVEQRELTQWFFKITDFAQDLLDSLDGLDEWPEKVKLMQQNWIGRSEGLLIRWPLASDVAGEHELEVYTTRPDTIFGASFMAVAADHPLARKAAETNPELAKFIDDIRHMGTSVAALETAEKKGFDTGIRVVHPFDDSWTLPVYVANFVLMEYGTGAIFGCPSGDQRDLDFANKYGLPVIPVVMPEGGDAKTFQITEEAYVDDGVMINSRFLDGMKPDRAFDEVAKLLEQKTIGNRPMAERKVNFRLRDWGISRQRYWGCPIPMIHCEDCGVVPVPKADLPVKLPDDVDFDRPGNPLDRHPTWRHVKCPQCGKDARRETDTMDTFVDSSWYFARFTAPWAHEPTDPRAANEWLPVDQYIGGIEHAILHLLYSRFFTRAMRETGHVDLAEPFKGLFTQGMVVHETYRAGSASNGRWLAPTEVRLEGVEGERRAFDIATGEPVTIGPLEKMSKSKKNTVSPEDITDGYGADTARWFMLSDSPPERDVEWTDDGAAGAHRFMQRIWRLVSTAAETLAGVKPVAADTGEAGAVSKATHKILKAVGEDIEKLGFNRAIARIYELANVLTTPLNQVAEGKADPALQGACRQAVEILVHLIAPVMPHLAEECWEALGGTDLVAERPWPVFDLALVVDNEVTYPVQVNGKKRGDLTIARDADQGAVEKAVLALDFVQKALEGKAPRKVIIVPQRIVNVVA
- a CDS encoding DNA translocase FtsK yields the protein MESKRFPRVSSLKPASPDDPEGKRFSGPGGKLDGQQSGAAAGGNFPPPVDLGGNESPAWQEYFFLAPNVRFTRTPDYEASPRHPRQVTSEQDEQPAPPARQPVAQPAATTTSSVLPSSASAAAMKSRNAALEAARPPAGDKAVMHERSPASVPPRHTSEKARTVVTAGARAAATARASAPAASAQAMAAPARTTGRETVRWPYLSDHVFFELMAPYMIEGSSPTPRAVPAPRVSAPVVVPGRVDARAAPTADPTASFRVIDWLPGQQAPAALPDVRPANSNEAVVQPAAAGVPQRARDRVAAPAVAGNAAPAQGAQVAEEAVQAPAARASSPLPRVGKIVPATTGEAYELPSEELLQQPPEGQGFYMSQERLEQNADLLESVLEDFGVKGEIIHVRPGPVVTLYEFEPAPGVKSSRVIGLADDIARSMSAISARVAVVPGRNVIGIELPNETRETVYFRELIESQGFRKTSCKLALCLGKTIGGEPVIAELAKMPHLLVAGTTGSGKSVAINTMILSLLYRLKPEECRLIMVDPKMLELSVYDGIPHLLTPVVTDPKKAVTALKWAVREMEDRYRKMARLGVRNIDGYNERAAQARDKGEAVVMTVQTGFEKGTGEPLFEQQEIDLAPMPYIVVIVDEMADLMMVAGKEIEGAIQRLAQMARAAGIHLIMATQRPSVDVITGTIKANFPTRISFQVTSKIDSRTILGEQGAEQLLGQGDMLHMMGGGRISRVHGPFVSDAEVEHVVAHLKAQGRPEYLETVTADEDDEEVEDDQGAVFDKGSVAAEDGDSSYEEAVKVVVRDKKCSTSYIQRRLGIGYNRAASLVERMEKEGLVGAPNHVGKREIIMGRRPPVAAPDDDGVE
- the lptE gene encoding LPS assembly lipoprotein LptE, with amino-acid sequence MSLPDREKTELSRLLRRVALAGLVGSLALVSACTVRPLYSNAPLSTGVSANAELASIAIKPVKTRYAQQVRNNLIFGFGRGAGEPASPLYSLDLSVTEAVESSALVQVGTDEDEPTAGSVTLTANYTLTDAKTGAVITVGKRSITSSFDRPRQEFASYRAQIDAENRAARELAEALQLSIAQDMVRHGKKAG